Within Limisalsivibrio acetivorans, the genomic segment CCTACCTTTAACATCCTTAAGGGCACGCTCTAAGAAGGGGTGCTCATCATCGATATAGATGTCCCTCAGCTGAATCTCTGAATCGTTGAAATGGAATATATCGCTCATGGCGCCGTGCTGGACATTGCTGACGATGGACTTCGCCGCCTCGATCTCGGGGTTCACCACGAAATCTATACCGCTGTGCACGTTGCCGTTGAAGAGCCTCGTTTTGGAGTATTTAAGACTGCGCACCCTGGCTATCTTGATGGGAACGTTGAACTCGCTCGCCACGATGAAGCATGAGATCATGTTCACCTCATCGTAGTCCGTGGCGGAGATAAACGCCGCAGCCTTACCCACGCCGGCTTTTTTCAGGGTTTCAACATTCGTGGCGTCATCGTTTATCACCATACAGTCAAGATGGTTTCCCGCATGCTTGGCACGCTCCTGATCCTTCTCTATGATAACAACGTCACGATTCTCCTGAACAAGCTGCTGAGCGATGTGGAAGCCGACCTCGCCGGCCCCCGCTATAACTATCTTCATCTACTCTCCGATGTATCTGGCGTCCGCCACCTTCATGTACTGTATACGTTCGAAGGTCATATGCTCACGGGAGTTCTTCTTCCCTGCGGTTCCGCGAACCTCATCAAGGGTCTTCTGCCTTGTGGCGAGCCAGCCGGAAACACCCTCAAGGATATCGCTAATGGTTTTGAACCCTTTCTGATAAACAGCGCTGACAACCTGAACGGTCTTTGCTCCTGCAATTATCTGCTGTATGAACGCATCGGAGGTGTGGACACCCGTGCTGGCGCTTATATCGATGTCGAGCTGGGGTGAAAGAGCCGCCACCCAGCGGAGTACCTTGAAGGTCTCCTCCTCACTGCTGTAGAAATGCATAGGCCTGAGATCAAGCGTGCGGGTGTCGATACCCATCTGGTAGTAGCGGTTGAACATAACAAGAGCGTCCGCTCCGGCGTTCTCTATCTGCTTAGCTGTCCAAGGGATAGAGCTGAAATTCTGGCCTATCTTTACGGCAACGGGGATCTTGATCCTGCTCTTAACCTCTTTTATAACATCAACGTATCTCTGCTCAACGTCTCTGGGGTTCTCGTTCACATCAAAGGGGACGAAGGATATGTTCAGCTCAAGGGCATCCGCACCCGCTCCCTCTATGTTTGAGGCGAAATCGGACCACCATTTCCCGCCGAGGCAGTTTACGCTGGCAATAACGGGCATGCTTGAAGCCTTTTTAGCATCCTTAATGTTGTCCAGATACTCCTTGGCTCCGTAAACCACAGCCGCCTCGCTCTGCATATACTCATACGCCTCGGGGTGGAAATCATCCCCGTATCCGCCGTCCTGCTTGCGAAGCTCCTCCTCGAAGAGGGATTTTAGAACCACTGCTCCCGCTCCGGCATCGGCTGCTGCTTTAACGTTGTCCATGGTTTTGGGCATGGTAGAGCTTCCGAGTATTAGGGGGCTCTCAAGCTCGAGGCCCATATAATTAACTTTGAGATCTGCCATTTCTATAAACTCCTTAATCGTTGTTTTTCTTTATAACTTCCCTTGGCTTGGATGTTCCATCACTGGGGGCGACTACCCCCTTCTGCTCCATGATCTCAACGATCCTTGCCGCCCTGTTGTATCCAATGCGCAGGTACCGCTGTATCATGCTTATGGAGGCGAAGCCCTTCTGCTGAACAAGCTCCAGCGCCTCATAGTATTTATCATCTATCTCGGATTCGTCAATCTCTCCGGGATCCGAGGTCTCCTCACGCACAAGATCCATATTGTATTCCGGCTCGCCAAGTGTCTTAAGATGCTCTACTATCCGGCCTACCTCATCATCTGAAACAAAACAGCCGTGCACACGCACAGTCTCACTCGTCCCGGGAGGCACAAAGAGGCTGTCACCCTTGCCGAGGAGAAGCTCCGCACCATTCTGGTCTATCACCGTACGGCTGTCTATCTTCGAGGAAACCTTGAAGGATAGCCTTGCGGGCATATTCGCCTTGATGATGCCTGTTATTACATTAACCGAAGGACGCTGTGTTGCAAGTATAAGATGGATACCCACCGCTCTGGCCATCTGGGCTATGCGTATGATCGACTGCTCAACCTCTTTGCCCGCAACCATCATAAGATCGGCAAACTCATCCACAACAACCACAAGGTATGGCATCCTCTCAAGCTCGGGGTCACGGTCCGCCTTCTGGTTGTAGGAATCGATATTCCTCACCTTCATCTGCGCAAGGCTGGCATAGCGCCCTTCCATCTCCTCCACAACATTCTTAAGAACGTTTGCCGCTTTGCGGACATCCACAACAACGGGTGCGGCAAGATGGGGTATACCTTCGTATACACTGAGCTCCACCATCTTCGGATCGATCATAACAAACTTAACAAGATCGGGGGATGCCTTATACAGCACCGAGCAGAGCATCGTATTCACCGATACAGACTTACCGCTACCCGTGGTTCCTGCGATGAGCAGATGGGGCATCTTGGCGAGATCGCTTATATATGGTTTACCCGAAGCATCCTTGCCCATGGCG encodes:
- a CDS encoding dihydroorotate dehydrogenase-like protein; this translates as MADLKVNYMGLELESPLILGSSTMPKTMDNVKAAADAGAGAVVLKSLFEEELRKQDGGYGDDFHPEAYEYMQSEAAVVYGAKEYLDNIKDAKKASSMPVIASVNCLGGKWWSDFASNIEGAGADALELNISFVPFDVNENPRDVEQRYVDVIKEVKSRIKIPVAVKIGQNFSSIPWTAKQIENAGADALVMFNRYYQMGIDTRTLDLRPMHFYSSEEETFKVLRWVAALSPQLDIDISASTGVHTSDAFIQQIIAGAKTVQVVSAVYQKGFKTISDILEGVSGWLATRQKTLDEVRGTAGKKNSREHMTFERIQYMKVADARYIGE